One genomic window of [Clostridium] scindens ATCC 35704 includes the following:
- a CDS encoding transglutaminase-like domain-containing protein, translating to MSRITSLTCITFILSCILLCSCSGKESVAKSEHKVPPRDSAPKVLTPCADGTVVYNNDYASIDASNTSQGYIMVSYSGDCPKVKVQITGSDQIPYTYLLIDRGAYTTFPLSAGNGAYTIQVLENVEGDSYLIALSQDIDVAIEDEFLPFLYPNQYVSFTAGSKTVIKGSELAKNAYSDLEVIQNIYHYVIENISYDTAKANSVTYGYLPDIDDTLKSGTGICFDYASVMTAMLRSQGMPTKLEVGYSGEALHAWISTYTKDTGWIDDIIEFDGTSWELMDPTLAANNNTSSVGKYIGHESHYVLKYSY from the coding sequence ATGAGCCGTATTACAAGTCTGACTTGTATCACCTTTATACTGTCATGTATTCTCCTTTGCAGTTGTTCCGGCAAGGAATCTGTTGCCAAGAGCGAGCATAAGGTCCCTCCCAGAGATTCCGCTCCCAAGGTTCTTACGCCTTGTGCGGATGGGACAGTCGTTTACAATAATGACTATGCATCCATAGATGCATCAAACACATCCCAGGGCTACATTATGGTCAGCTACTCCGGGGATTGCCCAAAGGTGAAGGTACAGATAACCGGATCTGATCAGATTCCTTATACCTACCTGCTGATAGACAGGGGAGCCTATACCACCTTCCCCCTCTCTGCCGGAAATGGCGCTTACACGATACAGGTGCTGGAAAATGTGGAAGGCGACTCTTACCTTATCGCCTTATCCCAGGACATCGATGTCGCTATTGAAGATGAATTCCTGCCATTTCTCTATCCCAATCAATATGTATCCTTTACTGCCGGTTCAAAGACGGTTATCAAAGGGAGCGAACTGGCAAAGAATGCTTACAGCGATCTGGAAGTCATCCAGAACATCTATCACTATGTCATCGAGAATATCTCTTATGATACTGCAAAGGCGAATAGTGTTACTTATGGATACCTGCCTGACATTGATGATACGCTCAAGTCAGGGACCGGCATCTGCTTCGACTATGCTTCTGTAATGACCGCCATGCTTCGCTCCCAAGGCATGCCTACAAAACTTGAAGTAGGATATTCCGGAGAAGCCTTGCATGCCTGGATCAGCACTTATACCAAAGACACTGGCTGGATAGACGATATCATTGAATTTGACGGCACTTCCTGGGAATTGATGGATCCCACGCTTGCTGCCAATAACAATACTTCCTCTGTCGGCAAATACATCGGCCACGAAAGCCATTATGTACTAAAATACTCATATTAA
- a CDS encoding type II secretion system F family protein: protein MPKKNITPLSNTEIASFCSQMAMILKSGISSIEGVSIMLQDARGSDEKELLTVMNDVLTHTGILHEALKKTGAFPGYLLNMVRIGEQTGRLDDVMQSLAEYYEKEASLAQTIKNAVTYPLIMIFMMILVIIVLITKVMPVFNQVFKQLGSEMTGPSGAILHIGAFLDRHSVIFIGILIIIAVLAVYAFKTTRGQNAFRSLIVRFRRTRNISEKISSYRFANGMALTLSSGLTPEECLNLAADLIEQDEFCRRLSKCKEAVSSGEDLCNTLLENGVFSEVYARMASIGSRTGILDDVMNKIAHQYEEDIDTHLSSIIATVEPTLVIILSIIVGIILLSVMLPLMNIMAAL, encoded by the coding sequence ATGCCTAAGAAAAATATTACGCCACTATCAAATACAGAGATTGCTTCCTTCTGTTCCCAGATGGCAATGATCTTAAAGTCCGGAATCTCTTCCATTGAAGGAGTTTCGATCATGCTGCAAGATGCGCGGGGCAGCGATGAAAAAGAATTGCTGACCGTTATGAACGATGTGCTGACCCACACTGGCATTCTTCATGAAGCTTTAAAAAAGACGGGCGCTTTTCCCGGATACCTGCTTAATATGGTGCGTATCGGCGAGCAGACCGGACGCCTGGATGATGTCATGCAGTCGCTGGCCGAGTACTATGAAAAAGAGGCCTCATTGGCACAGACCATCAAGAACGCGGTTACTTATCCGCTTATCATGATATTTATGATGATTCTCGTAATTATCGTCCTGATTACAAAAGTCATGCCTGTCTTCAATCAGGTATTCAAGCAGCTTGGCAGCGAAATGACTGGCCCTTCCGGGGCCATTCTGCATATCGGAGCCTTTCTTGACCGGCATTCCGTTATTTTTATCGGTATTCTTATAATCATTGCCGTCCTGGCTGTCTATGCCTTTAAAACTACCAGAGGACAGAATGCATTCCGAAGCCTGATTGTTCGATTCAGGAGAACCCGGAATATATCTGAGAAAATTTCCTCCTACAGATTTGCAAACGGCATGGCGCTGACATTAAGCAGCGGGCTTACGCCAGAAGAGTGTCTGAATCTGGCAGCGGATCTGATCGAGCAGGATGAGTTTTGTAGGAGACTGTCCAAATGTAAGGAAGCGGTTTCCTCCGGCGAAGATCTCTGCAATACTCTGCTGGAAAACGGCGTATTTTCAGAAGTATATGCAAGAATGGCATCTATTGGATCAAGAACCGGCATATTAGATGATGTCATGAACAAGATCGCCCATCAGTATGAAGAAGACATCGACACTCACCTTTCCAGCATCATTGCAACCGTTGAACCCACGCTTGTCATCATACTGTCCATCATCGTAGGAATTATACTGCTGTCGGTAATGCTTCCTCTTATGAACATTATGGCTGCCCTATAG
- a CDS encoding DUF4860 domain-containing protein, whose product MRFRSQNRHVIDFIFPLAVFFVFAASSFAVLVLSANIYNTQTKESNSNYVARTSLAYVNEKIHQNDEGGGISIQSVDGRDCLVLAGNSDGIAYTTYIYEYDGSLKELFIRDGVSASLKSGKDIMELESFQMEEIEEGLFRFVFTDKDGRKSSSLVAERSTP is encoded by the coding sequence GTGAGATTCCGTAGTCAGAATAGACATGTCATAGATTTTATATTTCCATTAGCGGTATTTTTTGTATTCGCGGCTTCTTCCTTTGCCGTGCTGGTTCTCTCTGCCAACATTTATAATACGCAGACAAAAGAATCCAACAGCAATTATGTTGCCCGCACCTCCCTTGCCTATGTCAATGAGAAGATACACCAGAATGATGAAGGAGGCGGCATTTCCATCCAGTCTGTAGACGGACGCGACTGTCTTGTTCTTGCAGGAAATTCTGACGGAATTGCATATACCACCTATATCTATGAATACGATGGAAGCCTGAAGGAATTATTTATACGCGACGGCGTGTCAGCCTCTTTGAAAAGCGGGAAAGACATTATGGAACTTGAGTCATTCCAAATGGAAGAAATTGAAGAAGGGTTATTTCGATTTGTATTTACAGACAAGGATGGCAGGAAGTCTTCGTCTCTTGTCGCAGAAAGGAGCACGCCATGA
- a CDS encoding type IV pilus modification PilV family protein, with amino-acid sequence MKQSLNRHSSMFLMEIMIAILFFSLVSAICLRIFTASRQMGQDTNDLNMAVNQSENIAELLTYSLKSPESSSMDMKGTSGFLTSEYPDIAVDGNCLTIYYDASWNCCTSGNATYYIKVRKTQEESLCVFCIDAYKTSEKKKPVYSLNVSLHPPLHP; translated from the coding sequence ATGAAACAGTCATTAAACCGGCACTCCAGCATGTTCCTGATGGAGATCATGATTGCAATTCTTTTCTTTTCCCTGGTAAGCGCCATCTGTCTGCGTATTTTTACTGCTTCCCGACAGATGGGACAGGATACCAATGATCTGAATATGGCTGTGAACCAGTCCGAGAATATCGCGGAACTTTTGACCTATTCCTTGAAATCCCCGGAATCTTCCTCCATGGACATGAAAGGAACCTCCGGCTTTCTTACTTCTGAATACCCGGATATCGCTGTAGATGGCAATTGTTTAACCATATACTATGATGCCAGCTGGAACTGCTGTACTTCCGGAAACGCGACATATTATATAAAGGTCAGGAAAACGCAGGAGGAATCCCTTTGCGTGTTTTGCATAGATGCATATAAGACTTCTGAGAAAAAGAAGCCTGTCTATTCGCTTAATGTAAGCCTTCATCCCCCTCTTCATCCATAG
- a CDS encoding type IV pilus twitching motility protein PilT codes for MNLNTSQLLENAVRAGASDVFIVAGLPVSMRINGMIAREDECRLLPEDTRMVIGQIYHLAGNRPLSNLEDSGDDDFSFAIPGLSRFRVSAYKQRDALSVVIRIITFTLPDPKEIGLPDKIINFAHYSKGMVLVTGPAGSGKSTTLACIIDHINKSYDKHIITLEDPLEYLHRHNKSIVSQREINVDTQSYVTALRASLRQSPDVILLGEMRDYETMQVAMTAAETGHLIFSTLHTIGAANTIDRIIDVFPPNQQRQIAVQLSMVLQTVVSQQLVPSIDGRMVPAFEIMTVTPAIRNMIRDNKIPQIDGILYSSANEDMVSMDSSLQKLFKENIISADTALAFATNPDMLRKKL; via the coding sequence ATGAACTTGAATACATCGCAATTACTAGAAAACGCCGTACGGGCAGGTGCCTCCGACGTGTTTATCGTAGCCGGGCTTCCCGTTTCCATGAGGATTAACGGGATGATCGCCAGAGAAGATGAATGCCGTCTTTTGCCGGAAGATACCAGAATGGTTATCGGGCAGATCTACCATCTTGCCGGAAATCGCCCGCTATCCAATCTTGAAGATTCAGGAGACGATGATTTTTCATTCGCGATTCCCGGACTGTCCAGGTTCCGGGTAAGCGCATATAAGCAAAGAGACGCCCTATCCGTCGTCATAAGGATAATAACCTTCACTCTTCCTGATCCAAAGGAAATCGGACTGCCGGACAAGATTATTAATTTCGCCCACTATTCAAAGGGGATGGTTCTTGTTACCGGTCCTGCCGGCAGCGGAAAGTCCACCACTCTTGCCTGTATTATTGATCATATTAATAAGAGTTACGACAAGCATATCATCACGCTTGAAGACCCTTTGGAATACCTTCACCGGCACAATAAAAGCATCGTTAGCCAGCGGGAAATCAATGTAGATACTCAGAGTTACGTTACTGCGCTTCGGGCATCGCTTCGTCAGAGTCCGGATGTCATCCTTCTGGGAGAGATGCGGGATTATGAGACGATGCAGGTAGCCATGACGGCAGCCGAGACCGGCCATCTTATCTTTTCCACGCTTCATACCATTGGAGCCGCCAATACCATTGACCGGATCATCGATGTGTTTCCGCCTAACCAACAGCGTCAGATTGCCGTCCAGCTGTCCATGGTGCTTCAGACAGTCGTATCTCAGCAGCTCGTGCCATCCATCGATGGAAGGATGGTCCCAGCCTTTGAAATCATGACCGTTACTCCTGCTATCCGTAATATGATCCGTGACAACAAGATTCCTCAGATTGACGGCATCCTCTATTCTTCAGCCAACGAGGACATGGTATCCATGGATTCAAGCCTCCAGAAGCTGTTCAAGGAAAATATCATATCTGCTGACACAGCGCTTGCATTTGCTACCAATCCTGACATGCTTAGAAAGAAACTTTAG
- a CDS encoding GGDEF domain-containing protein, whose protein sequence is MAYKDLLTGLSTRNELEDFMSSHLKNGYSGMLLEIDIHDFRGINLKYGYQMGDRLLKRVAQIAEKMAEGCGVAARIGLDIFAIFFTEEAKREQVYQDYNNKARN, encoded by the coding sequence ATGGCATATAAAGATTTGCTGACCGGGCTGAGTACCAGGAACGAGTTGGAAGATTTTATGAGCAGTCACCTAAAAAATGGGTACTCAGGGATGCTTCTTGAAATCGATATACATGATTTTCGGGGAATTAATCTGAAATACGGATATCAGATGGGGGACAGGCTATTAAAAAGAGTTGCGCAGATCGCAGAAAAAATGGCTGAAGGATGTGGAGTTGCAGCAAGGATAGGATTGGATATATTTGCTATATTTTTTACAGAAGAAGCGAAAAGGGAGCAGGTCTATCAGGATTACAATAATAAAGCGAGAAATTGA
- a CDS encoding diguanylate cyclase domain-containing protein has protein sequence MQDSGYFQKMTEGLIHTYYLDQDWNAALSYFDRNQVSWIGVSDQAMALDYDKLKVFFEKGCNSKYEIRLLNENYSMVSKGEDFAVVIAQFLINSRVDKNGFFSLRQRASFIFHLCGGQWKVTHMHVSAPNSIVKEKEYYPEEMSVENYRLLKRLLIEKTQQMEILAQTTAGGMKGSLDDEDYTFFYVNDELCNMLGYTYDEFMEMSGGTAKGAIYPPDVPKAMRDCRECFKKGDEYKTEYRIRKRDGTLLWVMDYGKKVRDANQEVIINSILTDISEIKETIGQLEMEKERNEIVSELSDDIIFDYNMREDELQVFYPASIAGEKHKKIIKTARVSDGWKELGVSPEDEAEIYKKIMDISNDKISNKTIKAEYRIVDWNAKNIWRRVLMRGVFDSEGNLAKVVGKVVDISSEKELMLRSNTDFLTSAYNRSYLELAVKKAIRNKGVDLYYACLLIDIDFFKEINDKFGHLQGDCVLIEVVKMCRALFRSTDIIARLGGDEFMIFMRDIYDQKIVLEKARKMLDMAENYSIRDDIPDRLSLSIGIVIDDDIAKNFQRLYHQADIALYQAKQNGRGRYMVFEEGMMHPSD, from the coding sequence ATGCAGGATTCCGGATACTTTCAGAAAATGACAGAAGGATTAATTCATACCTATTATCTTGATCAGGACTGGAATGCTGCATTATCATATTTCGACCGGAATCAGGTATCGTGGATTGGGGTCAGCGATCAGGCAATGGCCCTTGATTATGATAAGCTAAAAGTCTTTTTCGAGAAGGGGTGCAACAGCAAGTATGAAATACGTCTTCTGAATGAGAACTATAGCATGGTGAGCAAAGGAGAAGATTTTGCTGTAGTCATAGCACAGTTTTTAATTAATTCCAGAGTGGATAAAAATGGATTTTTTAGTCTGAGACAGAGAGCCTCATTTATATTCCATCTATGCGGCGGCCAATGGAAGGTGACGCATATGCATGTATCCGCCCCCAATTCCATTGTAAAAGAGAAAGAATATTATCCGGAGGAGATGAGCGTAGAAAATTACAGGCTCCTGAAAAGGCTTCTGATTGAAAAGACACAGCAGATGGAAATCCTTGCCCAGACAACGGCTGGAGGGATGAAAGGAAGCCTTGATGATGAAGATTATACGTTCTTCTATGTAAACGATGAACTTTGCAATATGCTAGGATATACCTATGATGAATTTATGGAGATGAGCGGGGGAACAGCAAAAGGGGCTATCTATCCGCCAGATGTCCCGAAGGCTATGAGAGATTGCAGGGAATGCTTCAAAAAAGGGGACGAATATAAGACGGAATACAGAATACGAAAAAGGGATGGCACCCTGCTGTGGGTTATGGATTACGGAAAAAAGGTAAGGGATGCAAATCAGGAGGTTATTATTAATAGTATCCTTACTGATATCTCAGAGATCAAGGAGACGATCGGACAGTTGGAGATGGAAAAGGAGAGAAATGAAATAGTTTCAGAATTATCGGATGACATTATCTTTGATTATAATATGAGAGAAGATGAACTACAGGTATTCTATCCGGCATCTATTGCTGGGGAGAAACATAAAAAGATCATAAAAACTGCCAGAGTTTCTGATGGGTGGAAAGAGTTAGGAGTGTCACCGGAAGATGAGGCAGAAATTTATAAGAAAATAATGGATATATCTAATGATAAGATCAGCAATAAGACGATTAAGGCAGAATACCGGATAGTTGATTGGAATGCCAAGAATATTTGGCGAAGGGTGCTGATGAGAGGAGTATTTGATTCTGAAGGAAATCTTGCAAAAGTAGTTGGGAAAGTGGTTGATATCAGTTCAGAAAAGGAGCTTATGCTTCGATCTAACACAGATTTTCTTACCAGCGCCTATAATAGAAGCTATCTGGAACTGGCGGTAAAAAAGGCTATAAGAAATAAAGGCGTTGACTTATACTACGCCTGCCTGCTGATAGACATAGACTTTTTTAAGGAGATTAATGATAAGTTCGGGCATTTGCAGGGAGACTGCGTATTGATAGAAGTCGTAAAGATGTGCAGGGCTTTATTTCGTTCAACGGATATCATCGCACGGCTGGGCGGCGATGAGTTCATGATTTTCATGCGCGATATATATGATCAGAAAATTGTTCTTGAGAAGGCTCGAAAGATGCTTGATATGGCAGAAAATTATAGTATCAGGGACGACATTCCCGATCGATTAAGCCTGAGCATAGGAATTGTGATTGATGATGATATAGCAAAAAACTTTCAACGATTATATCATCAGGCGGATATTGCATTATATCAGGCAAAACAGAATGGGCGAGGCAGGTATATGGTTTTTGAGGAAGGAATGATGCATCCATCGGATTAA
- a CDS encoding tyrosine-type recombinase/integrase, whose protein sequence is MASIVKRKNRYSVVYSYTDENGVKRQKWETFATNAEAKKRKVQVEFEQETGTFITPSAKTVSDLLEEYMSIYGVNTWALSTYEARRSLIFNYITPLIGDIKLEDLTPRTMDKFYQSLLSVKAKVVNNRRPNNEYLTAHTVREIHKLLRNAFNQAVKWELMSRNPVLNATLPKEEHKERAIWTAETLLKALEVCDDDNLALALNLAFSCSLRMGELLGLTWDCIDISEDSIKNGCAYIFVNKELQRVNRNALEQLGEKGVVFKFPPALASTHTALVLKEPKTKTSIRKIFLPKTVAEMLVDRHEEIENYKALFGDEYLDFNLVFASSCGRPIEGQVINRALGKLIKDHDLPPVVFHSFRHSSITYKLKLNGGDMKSVQGDSGHAQVKMVADVYSHIIDEDRRLNAQRFEEQFYQSKSTPAVEEPEETTEPKETQTEQELLQKLLANPEMAALLKSLAPSAISY, encoded by the coding sequence ATGGCATCTATTGTTAAGAGAAAAAACCGCTATTCTGTGGTTTACAGCTATACGGATGAAAACGGCGTAAAGAGGCAAAAGTGGGAAACATTTGCTACTAATGCCGAAGCCAAAAAGCGCAAAGTGCAGGTTGAATTTGAACAGGAGACAGGTACTTTTATTACCCCTTCCGCTAAGACGGTCAGTGATCTTCTGGAAGAATACATGTCTATTTATGGTGTGAATACCTGGGCATTATCGACCTATGAAGCAAGGCGAAGCCTGATCTTCAATTATATTACTCCGCTGATTGGAGATATTAAACTGGAAGATCTGACACCGAGAACGATGGACAAATTCTATCAGAGCTTATTATCGGTCAAGGCAAAGGTGGTAAATAACCGCAGGCCGAACAATGAATATCTCACGGCTCATACGGTCAGAGAGATTCATAAGCTGCTCCGCAATGCCTTTAATCAGGCAGTAAAATGGGAACTGATGTCAAGGAATCCTGTTCTTAATGCTACCCTTCCAAAAGAAGAACATAAAGAGCGTGCAATCTGGACAGCAGAAACACTGCTCAAAGCATTGGAAGTTTGTGACGATGACAATCTGGCATTGGCACTGAATCTTGCTTTTTCCTGCTCATTGCGAATGGGTGAGCTTCTCGGACTGACCTGGGACTGTATCGACATTTCGGAGGACAGCATAAAAAATGGATGTGCCTACATCTTTGTCAACAAAGAGCTTCAGCGTGTTAATCGCAATGCGTTGGAACAGTTGGGTGAAAAAGGAGTTGTCTTTAAATTTCCGCCTGCGCTGGCAAGTACACACACAGCGCTGGTGCTGAAAGAGCCGAAAACTAAAACCAGTATCCGAAAGATATTTCTTCCGAAAACAGTTGCGGAAATGCTTGTTGATCGACATGAGGAAATTGAAAACTACAAGGCACTGTTTGGAGACGAATACTTGGACTTTAATCTCGTATTCGCTTCTTCCTGCGGCAGACCGATTGAAGGACAGGTTATCAATCGAGCTTTAGGGAAGCTGATCAAAGATCACGACTTGCCGCCTGTCGTATTTCACAGTTTCAGACATTCAAGTATCACTTATAAGCTGAAACTCAACGGTGGCGATATGAAATCCGTACAGGGGGATTCCGGCCACGCACAGGTCAAGATGGTAGCCGATGTGTATTCTCATATCATAGACGAGGACAGACGTTTAAATGCGCAACGATTTGAGGAGCAGTTCTACCAGAGCAAATCAACCCCAGCAGTTGAAGAACCGGAGGAAACAACCGAACCTAAAGAAACACAGACTGAACAGGAGCTGCTTCAGAAACTTCTTGCCAATCCAGAAATGGCAGCCCTTTTGAAATCACTGGCTCCTTCTGCTATATCGTATTAA
- a CDS encoding helix-turn-helix domain-containing protein, giving the protein MFEDRIAELNGVSKTAPNKKSYTVAEIRQILGISRPTAYKLINQNVFQSVRLNRGIRIVKSSFDAWLETRE; this is encoded by the coding sequence ATGTTTGAAGATCGCATCGCTGAATTAAATGGAGTTTCAAAAACTGCTCCGAATAAGAAAAGCTATACTGTTGCAGAAATTCGGCAGATTCTTGGAATAAGCCGCCCCACTGCATATAAGCTGATAAATCAGAATGTGTTTCAGAGTGTTCGATTGAATCGTGGCATCAGAATCGTAAAAAGCAGTTTTGATGCATGGCTCGAAACAAGAGAATAA
- a CDS encoding helix-turn-helix domain-containing protein — MKKKSMSVREMRRLLGLGKTEAYWLVKKNYFDTVIIAGKMRVMIESFENWYANQLHYKKIIGEAPGKNWTSITMSIQETARLLGIAEGTLYDLMKKKPFKTVKVGMYTRIYIDSFEDWYNSQSHYKKVIKNEEVAACLKIASLN, encoded by the coding sequence ATGAAAAAGAAAAGCATGTCCGTGCGAGAAATGCGTCGGCTCCTTGGGCTTGGCAAGACGGAAGCATATTGGCTCGTGAAAAAGAACTATTTTGATACGGTCATCATCGCCGGTAAGATGCGTGTGATGATCGAGAGCTTTGAAAACTGGTATGCCAACCAGCTTCATTATAAGAAAATAATTGGTGAAGCACCGGGAAAGAATTGGACATCCATCACAATGTCAATTCAGGAAACTGCCCGCTTACTTGGGATTGCTGAAGGAACCCTATATGACTTGATGAAGAAGAAACCCTTCAAAACGGTAAAGGTTGGCATGTATACCCGTATTTACATAGATAGCTTCGAGGATTGGTACAACTCTCAATCCCACTATAAGAAAGTTATCAAAAATGAGGAGGTGGCAGCATGTTTGAAGATCGCATCGCTGAATTAA
- a CDS encoding helix-turn-helix domain-containing protein, translated as MFEDRIAALNKDTEAMPSIPYEKRIYTVDEIQDILGIGRNSAYNLVKSGVFHSVRIGGNIRISKKSFDDWLDKQMDTCQM; from the coding sequence ATGTTTGAGGATAGAATTGCAGCATTAAATAAGGATACAGAAGCTATGCCGAGTATTCCATATGAGAAAAGAATTTATACAGTTGATGAGATCCAGGACATTTTAGGCATCGGCAGGAATTCTGCCTATAATCTTGTGAAATCTGGCGTATTCCACAGTGTCCGTATCGGCGGCAATATCCGTATTTCAAAAAAGAGCTTTGACGATTGGCTCGATAAACAGATGGATACTTGTCAAATGTGA